The DNA sequence TTCGTGACGGCGGTGACCAACCGGCGGCCCGCGTCCGGCGGGGTGGCGGGGGAGTCGGTGCGTGACGCGGCGGTGCGCGGGCCGCTGCTGCTGCGGACCCGGGACCGGGCCGTGACCGCGGAGGACTACGAGGTGTTGACGCGGGAGGCCGCGCCGGAGATCGCCCGCGTGCGGTGCGTGCCCGCGAGCCCCGGGTCGGCGGCGGTGCGGGTGCTGGTGGTGCCGTCGGTGGGCGCGCACGAGGAGTCCGACTTCGCCGCGTTGCAGCCGGACGCGGACGTGCGCGGTCGGATCGAGCGGTTCCTGGAGGAACGCCGGTGCGTCGGCGCGCGCGTGTCCGTGGAGCCGCCGTACTACCAGGGCGTCACGGTGGTGGCGCAGCTCCGGGCGAAGGCCGGGACGCCCGAGGACGTGCTGCGGACGCGGTCCGTGCAGGCGTTGTACGACTACTTCAACCCGGTCAGCGGCGGACCGGACGGTGACGGGTGGCCGTTCGGGCGGCCCGTGCAGTCCGGTGAGGTGTTCGCGGTGCTGCAGCGGCTGCCCGGGGTGGAGCTGGTCGAGGAGATCAAGCTGTTCGGGGCGAATCCGGTGACCGGCGACCGCGGCACCGCGGTGGCCCGGCTCGACCTGCCCGTGAACGGGCTCGCGTTCTCCTACGGCCACCAGGTGCGGGTGACGCGATGACGACACCGCACCCGCTGGCCGAGCGACTGCCCGCCGTGTACCTGGAGGACGGGTTCACGCAGCGGTTCCTGGTGGCGTTGGACGAGGTGCTGGCCCCCGTGTTCACCGCGCTGGACGGGTTCGCGGGCTACCTCGACCCCGGGATCGCGCCGGAGGACTTCCTGGAGTGGTTGGCGCACTGGGTGGCGCTGGACGTCGGCGAGGGCCGGCCCCTGGCGCAACGGCGGGCGCTGGTGGCGCGGGCCGTCGAACTGCACCGGTGGCGGGGGACGCGGCGCGGGCTGGCCGAGCACGTGGCGCTGCTGACGGGCGGCGACGTGGAGGTGCGCGACAGCGGCGGCTGCACGTCCACCGACCGGCCGGGATCGGCGTTGGCGGACGACCCGCCTCGCGTGCACGTCCGGGTGCGCGTGGCCCGCCCCGGCGACGTGGACCGGCCCCGCCTGGCCGCCGCGATCGCCGACGCGGTGCCCGCGCACGTCGCGGTGGAGCTGGAGGTGGTGGGGGAATGATCGTGTGCGCGCAGTGCGGTGAGGGGAGCGGTCCGGGTTCGGAGTTCTGCGGCGCCTGCGGGACGTACCTGGAGTGGGAACCACATCCCACGCCGGTGCCCGGCCAGGTCGCCGGAGAGTCGGGCCGGGTCGGCCAGACCGGGCACGGACGTCAGCCCGGTCAGGCCGGGCAGCCAGGGGACACCGGGCAGCCAGGGGACACAGGGCGGATCGGACCAGGCCGGGGGCCGGGCGGTTCGGACGCGGTGGGCTGGGGACCGGGTGGCGCAGGAGCCGCGGGCGGGCGGTCGGCCGGGCCGGGGGCTGCCGGTTCCGGGGCAGGTGGCGTGGGGCCGGAGGGTGCAGGGGCTGCGCAGTCCGGACCCCCGGGCACCACGGCCGCGGGACCGGTGTCGTGGGGCTCGCGGCCGGGCGGTGGTGAGGAGCGGCTGTCGGCGGGGTCGTGGTGGCGTCGTGGGAAGTCGGTACCGCCTGGAACGCAGGAGGCGGGTGCGGCGGATCCCGCAGGGTTGCAATTCGAGTCGCAGCGGCCCGATCGGCGGCAGCCTGCTGCGATGCAGCCCGGGGCGATGCGGCCCACCGAGCACAGGCCCGCGACACCGCACCGGCCGCGGTCGACCGAGCGGCGGGCGGCTCGACCCGGTGACCTCATCTGCGGGCAGTGCGGCGAACCCAACCCGCCCACCCGCAAGTTCTGCGCCCGTTGCGGATCGACCCTGGTCGAAGCCGCGGTCGTGGCGGAGAAGTGGTGGCGCGGGCTCCTGCCCCGGCGCAAGCCGCCCACGGCGGGCAGCCGGCCCAACCGCCGGGTCGGCGCCGTCCGCCGCCGCATCGGCCAAGTGCTCCGCTGGTCGTTCGTCGTCGCCCTGCTGACCGCCGTCGGCGCCTACGGCCTCGTCCCCTCCTTCCGCAGCCTGATCAACTCCCGGGCGACGACGATCGTCCACAGCATCGAGGACGTCTTCGGCACCGACCTCACCCCCGTCCGCCCCACCACCATCACCGCCACCGCCGCATCACCCGACCACCCGCCCGCCCTGGCCTTCGACAACGCGACCAACACCTTCTGGCTCGCCCCGGTCACACCCCGACCACCCGCCCTGGTGCTCGACTTCGGCCGGGAGGTCGACCTGCGCGAAGCCATCGTCCGCGTCGGCGACCCCGCCGACCTGCAAGCCGCGCACCGCCCCGGGAAGCTGCACCTGGTCTACCCGACCGGCCGCACCTTCGACGTCGACCTCGCCGACACCCCGGACCCGCAGACCGTCCGGCTCGAAGGCGTCGCGAGCACCGTCGAGGTGCACGTGGTCGAGTGGCACAACTCCCTGCGCGGCACCGAGATCGCGCTCGCCGAGATCGAACTCTTCGCGGTGAGGTGAACCGTGAGGCACCTGGCCCTCGTCGTGCTCCTGCTGGCCGGCCTGGTCGTCGCCCCGCCGGCGACGGCGCAGCCCGAGGCACCGCCCCCCTACCGGATCGCCGTCACGCGAGGCGACCCCGGGGACATCTGGACCACGGACGCCCGAGGGGGTGACGCCCGGCAGCTCACGGACACACCGGACGAGCACGAATCGGAACCCGCCTTCTCGCCCGACGGCACCCTGATCGCCTTCACCCGGTCCTACGGCGACGGCTCCGACATCGTCATCACCGACGGCGGCGACGAGCGGGTCCTCGCCTACGGCCGCCACCCGTCCTGGTCCCCGGACGGCACCATGGTCGCGATGCTCTCCGGCGGCGAGGTCCGCGTGGTCAGGGTGTCCGACGGCGCGGAGCTGACCACCGTCCCCCAGCCCCGGCACACCCGAGGCCACGACGAGAAACCGACGTGGTCGCCCACCGGGGCCGTCATCGCGTTCGGCCGGCACACGGACGTCCTGATCCCACCACGCGTCCAGCCGTACGTCGTGGGCGCGTCCACCTCCGCCACCGGCACGTTCACCACGACCGCGACCGTCCGCACCCCGTTCGTCCCCGCGCGACCGGAAATCGTGTTCCTGCTCGACACCACGTCCTCGATGGCCACGCCGGTGAGCACCGTCCGCGCCAACATCGGCACGGTGATGGAGCGGATCGCCACCGCCGAGCCCGAGGCCCTCTTCGGCATCGCCACCTACCAGGACGCGTCGGACGGCCCGGGCCGCTACCGCCTGGTGCGCGACCTGACGACCCGCGACGTGCTCCAGACCGTGCTCGACGACGCCGCGAACTTCCCGATCGGCTTCGGCGGCGACCTGCCGGAGGACTGGTTCAACGCCCTGCACCACCTCGCCCGCGACCGCGACGCCACCGGCCGCCACACGACGTTCAGCGACGACGCCGGCGTCACCCGGATCATCGTGCTCGCCGGCGACGCGGCCAGCCACAACAGCCCGGACACGTGCGACGTCGCGACCTACCCGGACTGCCCCGGCCGCACGCCCTACTGGACCGAGGAGGAGATCACCACCGACCTGACCGACCGCGACATCCACCTCGTCGGCGTGCCCGTGCTGCTCCCGCCGCCGTACACGGAGCAGTTGGACAGCCGGCTCCAGGTCACCCGCCTCGCGGACGCCACCGACGGGGTGCGGGTCGACGGCTACGAGCCCGACCGGATCGTGGCCGGCATCGAGCACGGCATCACCCGGCTGCCGGTGACCGTGACGCCGGAGGCGTTCTGCCCGCCCGGCGTCAGCGTCCGGTTCACCCCGCCCACGGCCCGCGCCGCCGGTGACACGGACGTCACCTTCACCGAGACCGTGACGCTGGGCGCGGTGCCCGGCGCGCGGGCCGCCGCCGACCTGGAGTGCCACGTCCGGTTCAAGTTCGACGACGAGCTGCCCGCCGAGACCTACGAGCAGTTCATCGCGATCGACCGGGCCGACGCGGCACTGCCGACCGTGGTGGTGAACGCCCACGCCGCACCCAGCCCCGACGGGACGCCCGTGCCGGTGACGTTCACCGCGACCGCCACCGACGCCGCCGGCGCACCGCTCACCCCGACGTGCGACGCCACGTCCGGCTCGCCGTTCCCGGTGGGGCTCACCACCGTCACGTGCACCGCCACCGACCGAGCCGGCCGCACCGGCAGGGGGAGCAGCGCGATCACGGTCCACGTGCCGGAACGCGGGCCGACCGACGACCTCTGGCTCGCCCGGCTCGACGGCGGCGACGTGGTGCAGCAGGTCGACCTGTCTGCCTCCTTCGCCACGCCGTGCGCCCACCAGGACTCCGCGCCCGCGTGGTCACCGGACGGCAACCGGCTCGTCTACCGGCACGGCGACGTCCTGTGCGTGGCCGACGCCACGGGCGCGAACGCCACCCCGATCACGTCGGGCGGCGAGACGCCGGACGACCCGGCGTGGTCACCGGACGGAGCGTCCATCGCGTTCACCATGAGCGGCCCCGACGAGCACCTGCGGGTGTGGACCGTCGCGCCCTCCGGCGGCACGCCCGCCGAACTGGTCGCCTTCGCCCGGGAGGACACCGACCTGCCCGCGTTCGGCGGGCTGCCCGACCTGGTGGTGACCGGGTCCGCCGCGCCCGCCGCCATCCCGTTCGGCGGCTCGACCTCCGTGCGCCTGCGGGTGACCAACCGCGGCCTCGCGCCGGCGGTGGACGCCGAGCTGGCGTTGGCGCCGCCCGCCGGGCTGGAGGTCGAGGAGATCACCACCGACACGGGCACCTGCGTCGCGACGGGGTGCGCGCTGGGCCGGCTGGCCCCGAACGGGACCGCCGAGGTGCGCGTGACCGTCACGGGGACCGCGGCCGGGCCGCAGGTCCTGCGGGCGAGCGCGCCACCGGACGTCAACCCCGGCGACAACCGGGTCGACGTGCGGGTCAGCGTGGCCGACGAGATCAGGCCGCCCGACCACCCCGGTTCGCTGTCGCTGGCCGTTTCCCCGACACCGCGGGAGGGTTACGTCGGCGGTGACGCCCTGGTGCTGTCCTACCGGGTGCGCAACGGGGCGTCCGTGCCGATGACCGACGTCCGCGTGGTCACGTCCCTGCCGCCGCAACTGCTCCCGGTCGGCGCGGTCACCGGCTGCACGGCCGACGGCGCCACCTGCGCGCTCGGCACGCTGGCGCCCGGCCAGGAAGCCGAAGTGCGGGTCGCGCTGCCCGCCAAGGCCGCCGTGGACACGACCGCGGGTGGTTCGGTGCTCGCCGTCGGCCCGGACGACGACGCCGCCGACAACACCGCCGTGACCCGAGTCCTGGTGCGGCAGCCCGTGCTCGCCGTGGACCCCGGCATCGGGCCGACCGGGTTCGTCCCGCGCGCCGCCGGCCGGTCGTTCCCGCCGGGCGCGACCGTGCGGCTGGGCTGGGCACCCGGCCTGTCGCCGACACCCGGCGAGGTGGTCGTGCGGCCCGACGGCACGTTCGAGGCGCACGTCCTGGTGTTCCACAACGACCGCATCGGCGTGCGGCAGCTCGAAGCGGTGCCCGTCGTGGGCCCGGCGTTCGGCCCGGTGCGGTCCGGGGACTTCCTCGTCGTGCCCAGGACCCTGCAACCGCCCGACTTCGCGTCCCGGGGGTGACGCCCGGCGGCTGCCCGTTGGGGCAGCGCCGGACGCACCCCGCCCCACCCTTCCGCCACCTGCCGCGCCGGCCCGACCACCGGAGGATTCACGCCATGGGCGCAACCGCGACGCTGTCCGCCACGGGCTTGGCCGTGGCGCCCGGCGAAGACGTCACCTGCACGGTCGTCGTGCGCAACACCGGAGACCTGGTGGACGAGTTCACCGTGGACGTGGTCGGCGACGCGGGCGCGTGGGCGACCGCCGAACCGGCCTCGGTCAACCTCGTGCCCCAGGCGTCCGCCTCGGTGGTCGTGCGGTTCGCGCCGCCGCGCGCCGCCGGGGTGGCCGCCGGCCCGGTGGCGTTCGGCGTGCGGGTCACCTCGCGCGAGGACCCGCACGGGTCGGTGGTCGAGGAGGGCGTGGTCGACGTCGGCACGTTCACCGACGTGTCCGCCGAGCTCGTGCCGGCCAAGGTGGAGGCGGGCGCGCGCGGCCGGTTCGAGGTCGCCGTCGACAACGTCGGCAACCACCCGGTCGCGGTGCGGCTGAGCCCGACCGACCCGGACGGCGAGCTGGAGTTCAAGCTCGACCGCACCGACCTGGTGCTCGCGCCCGGCACGGCGGCGTTCGTGAAGCTGGTCGCCAAGCCGCGCGACACGTTCCTGCGCGGACCGTCGCAGCCCCGGCCGTTCCGGGTGGAGGTGGTGCCCGGCTCCGGGCCGCCGCTGTCGGCCGCGGGCACGCTCGTGCAGCGGCAGTTGCTGCCCAAGTGGCTGCTGCCCGCGCTGGTCGCGCTGCCGGCGTTGGCGGCGCTGCTGGTCGGCCTGTGGTTCACCGTGCTGCGACCGGCCGTGAAGTCCGCCGCGCGGGAGGCCGCCGAGCAGCAGGTGCAGGAGGTCAGGACCGCCGTGGACCAGGCGCGGCTGGGCGCGGGGGAGGCGCGGCAGCAGGCCGAGGACGCCGAGGTGAAGTCCGAGGAGGCCATGAAGGCCGCCGGGCTGGACCCGCAGGCACCGCCCGGCTCGCCGCCCACCGCGAAACCCGGTCAGCCCACCGGGGAACCGGGCGAGCCGACCGACTTCCGGGTGGCCGCCGACGCCGCGGTCGTGGCCGACCCGGACGTGTTCACCGACTTCACGTTCACCCCGCCGGCCGACAAGACGGTGCTGATCAGCGACATCGTGCTGCAGAACCCGCGCGGCGACGCGGGCACGGTGCGGGTGCTGCGCGACGCGAACGGCACCCGCGGCGTGCTGCTGGAGGTCGGCCTGGCCAACTTCCGCGACCTCGACCGGCACTACGTGGAGCCGCTGCGGTTCAAGCCGGGCGAGCGGATCGTGGTGCAGGTCAGCTGCCAGAACCCGGACGACAAGGGCAACTGCCGGCCGGCGGTGTCCTTCGCCGGCCGGCAGCTCTAGCCGCTCGGTGTGCCGTCCGCTCAGATCAAGCCCTCGCGCAACGCGAACGCCACGGCGTGGGCGCGGTTGCGCAGTTGGAACCGGTTGGTGATGTCGTGCAGGATCGACTTGACCGTGCGCTGCGAGTAGCACAGCTTCTCGGCGATCTCGCGGGTCTCGAAGCCGTCCGCGATGAGCCGCAGCACCTCGGTCTCCCGGTCGGACATGCCGGCCATGGACCAGCCGTGGGGGTTGAGCACGTTGCGCTGCAACCGCGACACCCGGTCCAGCAGCCGGCCGAGCAGGTCCGGCGGGAGCGCGCCCTGGCCCGCCGCGGTCGCCTTCACCAGGCGCACCAACGTGTCCGGTGTGGCGTCGGAGCGGCGGATCACCGCGGACACGCCGCTGCTGACGACGTTGAGCAGCTCCGGGTCGGCGATGTCGCCCGCCACCAGCACGATGCCCGCGCTGCCCGGCGCCTGGAGCCGGCGCAGCAACTGCCGCGCGTCGCCGTCCAACCGGTCGAGCACGACCAGCGCGACGGGTGCCGGCTCGTCCGGTCCGACCAGCCTGATCTCGGGCCGCGACCGCAACGCGGCGGTCACCCCGGCCCTGGTGATGGAGTCCGTCGCGTGCAGGACGACCGCGATCCGGTGGTGTGCGTCCATGTCCGTGCTCCCGCCCCTAGTGCCCCGCTGTGCCACCGCAATCGTGGCTTCCCGGCGCGTCCCGGCACTACGGGCGCACTGTCCCGACGTGTCCCGGATCGTCGCCCAGACCGGCCTGCTTCGCCCGGGACACCGCCTGCGCCCGGTCGGCCACGTGCAGCTTGCGCAGGATGTTCGACACGTGGTTGCGCACCGTCTTCGGGCTGAGCACCAGCGACCGGGCGATGGCCGTGTTGCCCCGGCCGTCGGCCATCAGCCGCAGCACGTCCCGCTCCCGCGCGGTCAGCTCCGGGAACGCCTCCACCCGCTCCCGCGGCGCGGTGCCGAAGTACGCCAGCAGCCGCACCGCGATCGCCGGGCTGAAGATCGCCTCGCCCTCGCCGACCGACCGCACCGCCCGCAGGATCTGCGTCGGCCGGGACGCCTTGAGCAGGTAGCCCAGCGCGCCCGCGCGCATCGCCGCGAACACCGAATCGTCGTCGTCGAACATGGTCAGCACCAGCACCCGCACGCGCGGGTCGTGCGCCACGATCCGCCGCGTCGCCTCGACACCGCCGAGGTCCGGCATGTTGAGGTCCATCACCACCACGTCCGGGTGCAGCGTGGCGGCCAGCGACACCGCCACCGCGCCGCCCGACGCCTCACCGACCACCTCGGTGTCCGGTGCGGCGGCCAGTGCGGCGGCGAGGCCGTAGCGGAACAGCGGGTGGTCGTCCACGACCAGCACCCGCAGCGCCGGCACGCTCACACCCCGCCCGCGAGCGGCAGGTCCGCCGCGACCCGGGTGCCGCCCGCGGCGGCGTGCTCCACCCGCCACGTGCCGCCGACCTCGCGCGCCCGGTCGCGCATCGAGCCCAGCCCCACGCCGACGCCCCGGCCCGGCACCAGGCCGACGCCGTCGTCCACGACCTCGACGTGCAGGCAGCCGTCGAACCGCAACCGCACCGAGCAGTGGCGCGCCCCCGCGTGCCGCACCACGTTCGTCACCGCCTCGCAGATGATCCGGTACGCCGCCACCTGCACGGACACCGGGAGTTCCGGCACGGCCTCGCACCGCACGTCCACCCGGACCGGGTGCCGGTCGGCCAACGACGCCACGTGCGCCCGCACCGCGCCCGCCAGCCCCAGCCTTGCCAGCACCGCCGGGCACCCGCCCGCGGCCAGCCGGCGGACGTCGTTGACCGCGGTGTGCACCTCTTCCTCCAGCCGCGCCAGCAGCGGGCCGGCCGCGGCGGGGTCGTGCGCGGCCAGGTGCCTGGCCGCGCGCAGCCCGAGCGCGATCGCCGCCAGCGCCGGCCCCAGGCCGTCGTGCAGGTCCCGCAGCAGTCGGCGTCTGGCGTCGTCGGCCGGGTCGTCGGCGGCGTCGTCGGGAACCATGAACTCGCGGCGCATGTCCCCTCCCCCACTGGGTGAGCGCGCGGGCCGCCTCGCCGTGCCACCGGGCCGCCTCGCCTGTAGGGAGAGTCGCCGGTTCGTCACGTGGCGTTTCAACTACCGGCAAGGTTCCCACGTTGGGGGGAATGGCTACGAAGAGTGGTGCCCGATCGACGTATCACCGGGCGTCCTGCGTGCTCCATAGGTGTAGCGAGCACCACAGGAGGGTGGCATGGGTCAGACGAGTGGCCGGGCGGTCCTGCAGGTCCACCCGACCAGGCTGTGCAACCTGCGCTGCCTGCACTGCTACTCCAGTTCGGGCCCGGACGTCGCCGAGTCGATCCCGATCCCGGTGCTGGCGGCCGTGGTCGCGGATGCGGCCCGGCTCGGCTACGACGTGCTGAACGTGTCCGGCGGCGAGCCGTTCCTGTACCCGGAACTGCCCGCGCTGCTGCGCGCCGCCCGCGCGGCGGGGATGCGGACGACCGTGACGACGAACGCGGTGGCGCTGACGCAGCGGCGCATCGGGTTGGTGCGCGGACTGGTCGACCTGGTGGCCGTGTCGCTGGACGGCGACCGCGTCACGCACGACCGCATCCGGGACCGCGAGGGGTGCTTCGAGAAGGCTCTGGCCGGCATCCGCAGGTTCACCGAGGTCGGCATCCCGGTCGGCGTGATCACCACGTTGACCCAGGGGAACGCCACCCAACTGGGTGACGTCGCGCTGGCCGCCGCCCAGTCGGGGGCCCTGCTGCTGCAAGTCCACCCGCTGGAACCGGAAGGCGCCGCGAACCGGTTGATGGTCGGCGAGCGGCCGGACGCGGTGGAACTGGCCTACGCGGCGGTGGAGCTGGGCCGCATCGCCGAGGAGCACGGCCTGGCGGTCCAGCTCGACGCCGTGCCGCGCACCATGCTGGCCCGCAAACCGGAGGCGTTCATGGCCGCCCCGGTGGACGACGCCCAACCACTGGGCCGCTGGCTGACCCCGCTGGTGATCGAGGCGAACGGCGCCGCGGTCCCGGTGTCCTACGGCTTCGACCGCCGCTACGGCCTGGGCAACGTCCAGGACCGCCCCCTGGCCGACCTGGCCCGCCACTGGGACGCCGCACCGTTCCTGGCCCTGTGCCGCGCCACCTGGCAACGCCTGGTCGAAGGCCGCACCGGCCCGCTGGTCCCGTGGTACGGCCACCTGGTCCGCGCCTCCCGCGCCCCCCGCCCCGCCACCGCGGGTCGCTGAGCGGTCAGCGCGACAGCAGTGCGTCGGCCTCCGAAGTGTTGATCACGCGCTCGGGGGTGACACCGCACTCCTCGGCCCGCTCGCAGCCGAACGACAGCCAGTCCAGCTGACCCGGCGCGTGGGCGTCGCTGTCGATCGAGAACGTGCAGCCCAGCTCCACCGCCAGCCGCAGCAGGCGGCCCGGCGGGTCGCGGCGCTCCGGGCGCGAGT is a window from the Saccharothrix saharensis genome containing:
- a CDS encoding response regulator, which produces MPALRVLVVDDHPLFRYGLAAALAAAPDTEVVGEASGGAVAVSLAATLHPDVVVMDLNMPDLGGVEATRRIVAHDPRVRVLVLTMFDDDDSVFAAMRAGALGYLLKASRPTQILRAVRSVGEGEAIFSPAIAVRLLAYFGTAPRERVEAFPELTARERDVLRLMADGRGNTAIARSLVLSPKTVRNHVSNILRKLHVADRAQAVSRAKQAGLGDDPGHVGTVRP
- a CDS encoding NADase-type glycan-binding domain-containing protein; this translates as MQPGAMRPTEHRPATPHRPRSTERRAARPGDLICGQCGEPNPPTRKFCARCGSTLVEAAVVAEKWWRGLLPRRKPPTAGSRPNRRVGAVRRRIGQVLRWSFVVALLTAVGAYGLVPSFRSLINSRATTIVHSIEDVFGTDLTPVRPTTITATAASPDHPPALAFDNATNTFWLAPVTPRPPALVLDFGREVDLREAIVRVGDPADLQAAHRPGKLHLVYPTGRTFDVDLADTPDPQTVRLEGVASTVEVHVVEWHNSLRGTEIALAEIELFAVR
- a CDS encoding HYR domain-containing protein codes for the protein MRHLALVVLLLAGLVVAPPATAQPEAPPPYRIAVTRGDPGDIWTTDARGGDARQLTDTPDEHESEPAFSPDGTLIAFTRSYGDGSDIVITDGGDERVLAYGRHPSWSPDGTMVAMLSGGEVRVVRVSDGAELTTVPQPRHTRGHDEKPTWSPTGAVIAFGRHTDVLIPPRVQPYVVGASTSATGTFTTTATVRTPFVPARPEIVFLLDTTSSMATPVSTVRANIGTVMERIATAEPEALFGIATYQDASDGPGRYRLVRDLTTRDVLQTVLDDAANFPIGFGGDLPEDWFNALHHLARDRDATGRHTTFSDDAGVTRIIVLAGDAASHNSPDTCDVATYPDCPGRTPYWTEEEITTDLTDRDIHLVGVPVLLPPPYTEQLDSRLQVTRLADATDGVRVDGYEPDRIVAGIEHGITRLPVTVTPEAFCPPGVSVRFTPPTARAAGDTDVTFTETVTLGAVPGARAAADLECHVRFKFDDELPAETYEQFIAIDRADAALPTVVVNAHAAPSPDGTPVPVTFTATATDAAGAPLTPTCDATSGSPFPVGLTTVTCTATDRAGRTGRGSSAITVHVPERGPTDDLWLARLDGGDVVQQVDLSASFATPCAHQDSAPAWSPDGNRLVYRHGDVLCVADATGANATPITSGGETPDDPAWSPDGASIAFTMSGPDEHLRVWTVAPSGGTPAELVAFAREDTDLPAFGGLPDLVVTGSAAPAAIPFGGSTSVRLRVTNRGLAPAVDAELALAPPAGLEVEEITTDTGTCVATGCALGRLAPNGTAEVRVTVTGTAAGPQVLRASAPPDVNPGDNRVDVRVSVADEIRPPDHPGSLSLAVSPTPREGYVGGDALVLSYRVRNGASVPMTDVRVVTSLPPQLLPVGAVTGCTADGATCALGTLAPGQEAEVRVALPAKAAVDTTAGGSVLAVGPDDDAADNTAVTRVLVRQPVLAVDPGIGPTGFVPRAAGRSFPPGATVRLGWAPGLSPTPGEVVVRPDGTFEAHVLVFHNDRIGVRQLEAVPVVGPAFGPVRSGDFLVVPRTLQPPDFASRG
- a CDS encoding phage tail protein, whose amino-acid sequence is MTTPHPLAERLPAVYLEDGFTQRFLVALDEVLAPVFTALDGFAGYLDPGIAPEDFLEWLAHWVALDVGEGRPLAQRRALVARAVELHRWRGTRRGLAEHVALLTGGDVEVRDSGGCTSTDRPGSALADDPPRVHVRVRVARPGDVDRPRLAAAIADAVPAHVAVELEVVGE
- a CDS encoding sensor histidine kinase — its product is MRREFMVPDDAADDPADDARRRLLRDLHDGLGPALAAIALGLRAARHLAAHDPAAAGPLLARLEEEVHTAVNDVRRLAAGGCPAVLARLGLAGAVRAHVASLADRHPVRVDVRCEAVPELPVSVQVAAYRIICEAVTNVVRHAGARHCSVRLRFDGCLHVEVVDDGVGLVPGRGVGVGLGSMRDRAREVGGTWRVEHAAAGGTRVAADLPLAGGV
- a CDS encoding radical SAM protein, giving the protein MGQTSGRAVLQVHPTRLCNLRCLHCYSSSGPDVAESIPIPVLAAVVADAARLGYDVLNVSGGEPFLYPELPALLRAARAAGMRTTVTTNAVALTQRRIGLVRGLVDLVAVSLDGDRVTHDRIRDREGCFEKALAGIRRFTEVGIPVGVITTLTQGNATQLGDVALAAAQSGALLLQVHPLEPEGAANRLMVGERPDAVELAYAAVELGRIAEEHGLAVQLDAVPRTMLARKPEAFMAAPVDDAQPLGRWLTPLVIEANGAAVPVSYGFDRRYGLGNVQDRPLADLARHWDAAPFLALCRATWQRLVEGRTGPLVPWYGHLVRASRAPRPATAGR
- a CDS encoding helix-turn-helix transcriptional regulator — protein: MDAHHRIAVVLHATDSITRAGVTAALRSRPEIRLVGPDEPAPVALVVLDRLDGDARQLLRRLQAPGSAGIVLVAGDIADPELLNVVSSGVSAVIRRSDATPDTLVRLVKATAAGQGALPPDLLGRLLDRVSRLQRNVLNPHGWSMAGMSDRETEVLRLIADGFETREIAEKLCYSQRTVKSILHDITNRFQLRNRAHAVAFALREGLI